DNA sequence from the Mus caroli chromosome X, CAROLI_EIJ_v1.1, whole genome shotgun sequence genome:
CAATACAtgactggggagagagagagagagcaggagctaGAGAGGGCGAGaatgagaggggaggggggacagtTTTTTCCAGGTATGATCCTAATTGGTTATTCAATCTCATGTGGTGAGCCCTAAACACGTGCAGCACTTCAATCTCATGTGGTGAGCCCTAACACACATGGGCAGCACTAATAGGACTTtgcaggttgtatttataaatgtgtgtgtctctgtgtgagtgtgagtttgtgtagcaataataattgaaaaataagaggtcatgaatttgagaaggtgAAGTTACAGGGTCATGGAAAGAgttgaaagggagagaggaagaggagacgtGGTGTAAAACACTATTCATACCTAAAATACTCAAAAGTAAAACACCATGTTTCTAAATATTCCTTATGTCTATCTCTCATGATGGTTACCAgttctgtcattttgttttaatattctttgctcCCTGATTAAACAGATAATAATGTAATGGTTGCTTGAACATAAGAGACATGTGAGAAATACTATGTAAATTCTGCAAGAAATAATTATCTGTATTTgcaagagatttttaaaaggacaCCTGAGACACAATAGTTACACCAGTCAGATAAAAATATACCTAACACACACACGGAAACTTGAGAAGGTAGAGAAGGAGATAACCCTAAGAGAAATAGAATATGTTCTTAGAGTGACTAATTTAGAGAATGAAAAGAGCTGAGTAGAAAAGTTAGTATACTTAAAGAAATTACCAAACAGTGTCAAAGGAATCAAACAATATCCAAGATTCCTGGATTGGACATGAGATTAATAAGTGCCTCTAATTCACCAAACACAAGACTCTGTCCTCATCTTTGCATTGACCTTCTCCATCCCTATGCAGTTTCCCATCCCAATGCAATGGCTTCCCATCCATTGCAATGGTGAGGGTAATATATTGCTGTGGTATGAGGCTTTAATCTCCAGAAACCACAATAAACGACTGTGAATCAGAAGAAAAGGCAAGGTACAGCACAGTTTTGAGCAACGCTCGAACTGCTCCAAAGTGACACAAAGCAGTCCTCCTCTCACCTGGAAGAATCCTCTGACCCCAAAGGTACAGAAAAGTTACATTCATAAGGTAGGAAGGGGTAGTGTGGATACACAAATGGAACTCATTTTGGGAAATAAACCCGTAATGCAAGAAACCAAGAAGGTCCCTGAATGCTGCCAATGCAGTTGCAAAGCTAAAATGTCCAAGGAGGCCATATAGAGCATAGTCACCCAGGCAGCCAAAGGAATCACTGATGATTATACAGCAGGCTATGACCCCTGGACCCAACTTGTGCCTCCTCACTCAAGGTTGTCATCTGTATGCACACTGAAGTCATTGATAAGAGCTGTCACTGAAGAAAAACTTAATATTAAATACAACTGCTGGAATCATGAAAGCAGCGtattaattaaaaaatcacaTTTAGGTAATATTCACATAGTTTAAGGAAATTGGGCGATTTGCTAAAAATGTTTGTACTTcattaataactttttaaaatactatttaagtTACATTAGGAGTGAATAGTCATGGGGCCTGCTCTAGAACTCAGAATCCACATCTTAACACGTGACTTTTAACGGACCTTGGCTTCCGTTATACACTTTGTGTCCACATCTTAACACGTGACTTTTAACGGACCTTGGCTTCCGTTATACACTTTGTGTCCACATCTTAACACGTGACTTTTTACGGACCTTGGCTTCCGTTATACATATTGTGTGCTTCTGCTCCAAGTTCAGCCAGGAGCTCAAGCTAGTGGGTAGCTCTATTGTCCACCATGGGTTTTCTGCGAAGGCCTCGTCATCACCCACGCCGATGCTGCCCACCCCGCTTCATCAGAGCCAGGGCTGCCTATCCTTTGGTGTTTATACCACTACCCGAGGTCCTTCTACCGCCTCAAGTGCTACAGAACTACCACATTGACTGCGAGGTCGCGATCAACCGCCAGGTCCAGCTGCAGCTCTCTACCTCCTATGTCTACCTGTCCATGGCCTTCTACTTTGATCGTGAAGATGTGGCCCTGGAGAAGTTCTCAAGCTTCTTCCTGAACAAGTCTCACGAGTGTACTGCAAATGCTGAGAAGTTTCTGGCATTGCAAAACCAGCGCGGAGGTCGCACCTCTCTTCGCACAATCTCCAAGCCAGACCGTGATGATTGGATTGGTGGCCTCCCAGCCATGGAGCGTGCCTTCCAGCTGGAGCTGACCCTCAACGAAAGCCTTGTGGCACTGCGCCTGCTAGCCGCCAGCAAAAGCGACGCCCAGCTGTGCAGCTTCCTGGAGAACCACTTTCTGAGCAAGCAAGTTGAAGTCCTCAAGGAGATGAGCAGCTACCTGATCAGCATGCGCCAGAGGGCATCTCCAGAAGTCGACATGGCGGAGTATCTCTTCGGAAAACTTTCCCTGGATCACATCAACAAGAAGTGAGCCAGAGCTTTCCCCAGGATTCTGAAGTCTTCTCCAATTACCAGGCTGGACCCTCATCGTCCCCTTCCAGCAAGTTCATCCTTTTTCCCTTTGCCTGTGAACATTGTTTCAAATAAACTTTGTTTGGTTTCAAATAAAagtgttgtttctttttgtttactattactttaaataataaagtatttattttattatacttaaataatggggtgggatggggtggggtgggatgaggtgggatggggtgggatgagTTGGGATGGGGTGTGATGGAATTTGTGGCCTTAAGCCCTGGTATCTGTGCATAGTAACTGGGTAAACACAAGGTGCACCTGGGTTCAAAGTAGAAAAAATGAGATGAGGCAGTGATGAGTGTGGGATGAGAA
Encoded proteins:
- the Fth1p18 gene encoding ferritin, heavy polypeptide-like 18, which encodes MGFLRRPRHHPRRCCPPRFIRARAAYPLVFIPLPEVLLPPQVLQNYHIDCEVAINRQVQLQLSTSYVYLSMAFYFDREDVALEKFSSFFLNKSHECTANAEKFLALQNQRGGRTSLRTISKPDRDDWIGGLPAMERAFQLELTLNESLVALRLLAASKSDAQLCSFLENHFLSKQVEVLKEMSSYLISMRQRASPEVDMAEYLFGKLSLDHINKK